In Monodelphis domestica isolate mMonDom1 chromosome 4, mMonDom1.pri, whole genome shotgun sequence, one DNA window encodes the following:
- the monDomV1R1283 gene encoding vomeronasal 1 receptor monDomV1R1283 (The RefSeq protein has 6 substitutions compared to this genomic sequence), which translates to MNLHESSLTLAFCMQIAIGVLGNSFLICLFTVTVLSGQRMRPIDMILNQIAWANSSMIISKSIPQTLVAMNLKNFLNVYGCKFFFYLHRVSRGLSLSMTCLLSSLQAITISSRSSRWAEFRDKIPQYMIPTCSLSWAFHLLLNSIVLEKVKGPRKSRNISNVLPYGYCSTSEATTVSTTLFIVVVSFPDVVCVWIMVFTSGYMVWLLYKHHKEVQHIHMANLSPRSSPEISATQSILLLVSTFVSFYSSNSILAAYIHLRKPGLWLVHSSTFLAACFPTVSPFVLLSTDSQLQKYSALFWRRNKPRFLPFSESLVPNQESDSLISSLLVE; encoded by the coding sequence ATGAATCTTCATGAAAGTAGTCTGACTCTTGCCTTTTGCATGCAGATTGCAATTGGGGTTCTGGGGAACTCTTTTCTGATTTGTCTCTTCACTGTCACTGTCCTCAGTGGACAAAGAATGAGACCCATAGATATGATTCTAAACCAGATAGCCTGGGCCAACTCCTCAATGATTATCTCCAAGAGCATTCCACAAACACTGGTAGCCATGAACCTGAAGAACTTCTTGAATGTCTATGGttgtaaatttttcttttatctccatAGGGTATATTGTGGTCTTTCCCTAAGCATGACCTGCCTCCTGAGTAGCCTTCAGGCTATCACCATTAGTCCCAGAAGCTCCAGATGGGCAGAGTTTAGGGATAAAATCCCACAGTACATGATCCCCACGTGTTCCCTCTCTTGGGCCTTTCATTTGCTATTAAATAGCATTGTTCTTGAGAAAGTCAAAGGACCAAGGAAATCTAGAAACATCTCAAACATCCTGTCTTATGGATATTGTTCCACTTCAGAGATGACCACAGTTAGTACTACACTATTTATAGTTGTAGTCTCCTTCCCTGATGTGGTGTGTGTGTGGATAATGGTCTTTACCAGTGGCTACATGGTGTGGCTTCTGTATAAGCACCACAAGGAAGTCCAGCATATCCACATGGCCAACCTTTCCCCCAGATCATCCCCTGAGATCAGTGCCACTCAGTCTATCTTGCTCTTGGTGAGCACCTTTGTGTCCTTTTACTCAAGTAATTCCATCTTGGCAGCATACATACATTTAAGAAAGCCAGGACTCTGGTTGGTTCACAGCTCTACGTTTTTGGCTGCCTGCTTCCCAACTGTTAGCCCATTTGTGCTTCTCAGCACTGACTCCCAGCTTCAAAAGTACAGTGCTCTGTTTTGGAGAAGGAATAAGCCacgttttttgcctttctctgaatcCCTAGTGCCTAACCAAGAATCTGACTCATTAATAAGCTCTTTATTAGTTGAATGA